One Fusarium poae strain DAOMC 252244 chromosome 4, whole genome shotgun sequence DNA window includes the following coding sequences:
- a CDS encoding hypothetical protein (SECRETED:SignalP(1-21)~MEROPS:MER0002007) yields the protein MFRTVPCKAAIHILIASLAFAFVATQLLRGSTQVPMEDTPSPFQSDSGNMPDMETIRSIVETHRPDLNVYAKFYRNIHQDPEISGMETNTARVVAQHLTTMGYEVHTGIGGHGVVEVLRNGAGKKVLMRAELDALPIQEQTDLPYRSEKRMIDRYNNERPVMHACGHDMNMATLLAAAKLLSSSIKLWNGTILILFQPDEEETGGAKAMVEDGLYERVPVPDLMLGQHIVPSIAGTVSIRSGPVLVAADSVRVRVIGGPCEGSINPQLCVDPIPLSMRIIQGLEDKVKNEVGRQEDVTVACWGFHAGEPGGDYVAHADILLDVKTVKPSIRRQALDIIERQFRHECNSEGVPTDPVFNCTVRAPLTSNDEAIVAPISKVFKNYFGPNVGEMAFTRACEDFSTLGAAYKIPYAYWNYGGTPIGTKKPFATNHSPFFAPAIQPTLKTGTDAMALAALAFLVSH from the exons ATGTTTCGTACAGTTCCGTGTAAAGCTGCCATACATATTCTGATAGCTTCTCTAGCCTTCGCATTTGTCGCAACACAAC TTCTTAGAGGCAGCACACAAGTCCCAATGGAAGATACTCCAAGTCCATTTCAAAGCGATAGCGGCAATATGCCGGATATGGAGACGATTCGTTCCATCGTTGAAACCCATCGGCCTGATCTCAATGTCTACGCGAAATTTTACCGTAATATTCACCAAGACCCCGAAATCTCAGGCATGGAGACAAATACCGCCCGCGTGGTAGCTCAGCATCTTACCACGATGGGGTATGAGGTTCACACTGGTATCGGTGGTCATGGTGTGGTAGAAGTCCTCCGTAATGGAGCAGGTAAAAAGGTCCTCATGAGAGCTGAATTGGACGCTCTACCCATTCAAGAACAAACAGATCTACCCTATCGGAGCGAGAAGCGTATGATTGATCGATACAACAACGAAAGGCCCGTCATGCATGCATGTGGCCATGATATGAATATGGCAACGCTTCTGGCGGCTGCTAAGCTCCTTTCCTCCTCAATCAAGCTGTGGAATGGAACTATACTCATTCTCTTTCAGCCCGATGAAGAGGAGACCGGCGGGGCAAAAGCAATGGTTGAAGATGGCCTTTACGAACGCGTTCCTGTTCCGGACCTCATGCTGGGCCAACACATTGTGCCCTCTATTGCCGGTACAGTTTCGATACGCTCAGGACCAGTTTTGGTTGCTGCTGATTCTGTTCGCGTCCGCGTCATTGGTGGACCCTGCGAGGGCAGCATTAATCCACAGCTATGCGTCGATCCCATTCCACTGAGCATGCGCATAATCCAGGGCCTTGAGGATAAAGTCAAAAATGAGGTCGGCAGACAAGAAGACGTTACCGTGGCGTGTTGGGGATTTCATGCTGGAGAACCTGGAGGCGACTATGTGGCCCATGCCGATATCCTGCTTGACGTAAAGACGGTCAAGCCTAGCATCCGTCGACAAGCCCTTGACATAATTGAGAGGCAATTTCGTCATGAGTGCAACTCCGAAGGCGTGCCTACAGATCCTGTCTTCAACTGCACTGTTCGGGCCCCTCTGACCTCGAATGACGAAGCCATCGTTGCCCCTATTTCTAAAGTCTTCAAAAACTACTTTGGCCCCAATGTTGGAGAGATGGCATTTACCCGTGCCTGCGAGGATTTTTCAACCCTCGGGGCTGCGTACAAGATCCCATATGCGTACTGGAATTATGGAGGCACTCCCATTGGAACCAAGAAACCTTTTGCGACCAACCATTCGCCTTTCTTCGCCCCTGCGATACAGCCAACACTGAAGACTGGAACTGATGCAATGGCACTCGCTGCTTTGGCCTTTCTAGTATCTCATTAG
- a CDS encoding hypothetical protein (TransMembrane:2 (i415-439o451-472i)) — MQQPFIWPVSGQIDIRTANIISDLTLGWRRLLSPPYEQVEVSVAEVTQQGLEQHFLRSEVELRKHLSRYHGQGGDSGAPEESLAYSPQSSFFVIEPHYGWSTLPITRDGLLSLFKDLDVFPEIYRFLTAFGRKEFAQDESFGGFDANITTKKSGDCVGFELCYLLKYVAKVPDPPPGSFCWSIRHALIYQKVDTEAKRFSHVLVRLSTPAKTELAASLKAEGSTSRFVHDWTYLHTVCFKGVDADMRDMINFLDKEIANLSDRVMMFGVEPTKKDEINSVEYSTRDFKSLQFVSDQARRLITCIQINMHTIECLQAKMNHMAHLETFENLDGAPVSLLSTDLSKALEEHRFACRNASAVLARATATTQFLRDTISLRNSEISRQNSEIVNQNTLMIARLADLSGRDARVVKTLTVLALVFVPASFVADFLQMGFITIARESPMKWKADTDLQLYAILALPLIAVTMLVYGFVEMISRSRERT; from the exons ATGCAGCAACCTTTCATATGGCCAGTTTCTGGACAGATCGATATTAGAACTGCCAACATAATATCAGATCTCACGTTAGGCTGGAGACGCCTCTTGTCTCCACCATACGAACAGGTTGAAGTGTCCGTCGCAGAAGTCACACAACAAG GTCTCGAACAACATTTTCTACGCAGTGAAGTAGAACTGAGGAAGCACCTTTCGAGGTACCACGGCCAAGGAGGTGACTCTGGCGCTCCTGAGGAAAGCCTCGCTTACTCTCCACAATCGTCATTCTT TGTAATCGAGCCACATTATGGTTGGAGTACCCTACCTATAACTCGAGATgggcttctttctctcttcaaAGACCTGGATGTATTTCCTGAGATATACCGCTTCCTGACAGCGTTTGGTAGAAAGGAATTCGCACAAGATGAGTCTTTTGGAGGTTTCGACGCAAACATCACCACTAAAAAGTCTGGTGACTGCGTCGGTTTTG AACTATGTTACCTCTTGAAATATGTCGCAAAAGTACCCGACCCCCCTCCTGGATCATTTTGTTGGTCTATTCGTCATGCACTGATCTATCAAAAGGTGGACACGGAAGCTAAGCGATTTTCTCACGTCCTTGTAAGGCTGTCCACTCCCGCAAAGACAGAATTGGCTGCTTCATTAAAGGCAGAGGGCAGCACATCAAGATTTGTTCATGATTGGACGTATCTTCATACAGTATGCTTCAAAGGCGTTGATGCCGACATGCGGGATATGATCAACTTTCTGGACAAAGAGATTGCAAATCTG TCTGATCGAGTGATGATGTTCGGGGTTGAACCCACAAAAAAAGACGAGATCAACTCAGTGGAATATTCAACTCGAGATTTCAAGTCCCTTCAGTTCGTTTCTGACCAGGCGAGAAGACTAATCACCTGTATTCAAATCAACATGCACACGATCGAATGTCTCCAAGCAAAGATGAATCATATGGCACATTTAGAAACATTCGAGAATCTCGACGGTGCCCCTGTTAGTCTTCTATCTACTGACCTCTCCAAAGCACTAGAGGAACACCGGTTTGCATGTAGGAATGCATCGGCTGTGCTCGCAAGAGCTACGGCCACTACCCAATTT CTAAGAGACACCATATCACTAAGGAATAGTGAAATAAGCAGACAAAATTCGGAAATTGTTAATCAAAACACTTTGATGATTGCTCGACTGGCCGACTTATCCGGCCGAGATGCACGAGTTGTAAAGACTTTGACAGTACTGGCTCTTGTCTTTGTACCGGCCTCATTTGTAGCA GACTTTCTCCAGATGGGCTTCATCACCATAGCACGGGAAAGTCCAATGAAGTGGAAAGCTGACACTGACCTTCAACTCTACGCTATTCTTGCCCTTCCCTTGATAGCAGTAACCATGTTAGTCTATGGTTTCGTGGAGATGATTTCACGATCGAGAGAAAGAACATGA
- a CDS encoding hypothetical protein (TransMembrane:11 (o57-81i88-108o144-165i186-205o217-236i298-320o352-373i414-431o443-463i484-506o526-550i)), whose product MDNDTEPLEGSQSSTSGYGSRDDVGRIPPAQRYLRRDSLTEISNRPRTQGSLNVLDVFSLIVNKMVGTGIFTAPASVFLMTGNRITTLCLFFAGFLYTIVSMAIYLNYAKVLPFNGGELVYIDEITSSYKASGSRRSRFFGDGLLAYIIYAIAFVLFFNSSTNALQAGRMILIVAKPEKDEVDHHLMRFIGVFCLSLICLLQYFSPTFGRGMNKVTAVGKVFMLLGIFIVGLIAACQSKSKEKWEDKHEIDDSTKHEKGVLLAKALLTVLFSFQGWENATFVTGQISADRHSTLRNGFLIAVFTVGSLYIVITAVFLQAVEWDNLVKKEGDSTKTTTNYTPLFNKKSETAPVAWAAVTAMSALGNLNAIIYTFSRVKQAIGQAEILPWSRFWKQDDILQREENEFYNKSPQGGLIIHWIMSVALILVTIGIEDTGESVSFPGYIQTYIHCAILAFLGLGFFNLDARETSLWPEDSDHRRNLSSAVKYIFYAIVPVYVFLNLATMVVTVLKPYKTIGGTSSNAVPGWVYLLITGLIILIGTAYYILFFGAVRRTYRLLPARANGTTPAVTTSSVNGILEEGSRWNLMRWAGVKCEMIKDDGYNVMVPRVYRFGRRWRLVYSLPGDVVEMNDVGQGPTQEQMPPSLTWMEFRYWLFGGTRLTGRLWERMKRWPEQTKKSR is encoded by the exons ATGGACAACGACACAGAACCGCTTGAAGGAAGCCAGTCTAGCACCTCGGGATACGGAAGTCGAGACGACGTTGGACGCATTCCACCGGCCCAACGTTATCTCAGACGAGACTCGCTTACAGAGATCAGTAACCGCCCGAGGACCCAGGGGTCACTGAATGTTCTGGATGTGTTTTCACTCATCGTGAACAAGATGGTCGGTACAGGTATTTTTACAGCTCCGGCCTCTGTGTTCCTAATGACTGGAAATCGAATCACGACCCTTTGCTTGTTTTTTGCTGGCTTCCTATACACGATTGTCAG CATGGCGATCTATCTAAACTATGCCAAGGTGTTACCTTTCAACGGTGGAGAGCTAGTCTAT ATCGACGAGATCACATCCTCCTACAAAGCTTCTGGAAGCCGAAGATCAAGATTCTTCGGCGATGGGCTTCTTGCGTATATCATTTACGCGATAGCTTTCGTCTTGTTCTTCAATTCGAGCACGAACGCATTACAGGCCGGCCGCATGATTCTCATAGTTGCCAAACCAGAAAAAGACGAAGTCGACCATCATCTTATGCGTTTCATTGGTGTTTTTTGCTTGTCTCTGATTTGCCTTCTTCAATACTTCAGTCCCACGTTTGGGAGAGGCATGAACAAGGTCACCGCCGTGGGCAAGGTCTTTATGCTTCTCGGCATATTCATTGTTGGTTTAATCGCGGCTTGCCAATCTAAGTCTAAGGAAAAATGGGAAGATAAACACGAAATCGACGATTCAACAAAACATGAGAAAGGTGTTCTCTTGGCCAAGGCTCTTCTTACAGTCCTTTTCAGCTTTCAGGGATGGGAAAACGCTACATTT GTTACTGGTCAAATCAGTGCGGATAGGCATTCCACTTTGCGCAATGGTTTCCTCATTGCTGTTTTCACAGTGGGGTCTCTATATATTGTAATCACAGCGGTGTTT CTTCAAGCCGTGGAATGGGACAATCTTGTGAAGAAGGAAGGCGATTCCACAAAGACGACAACAAATTACACCCCCCTT TTCAATAAAAAGTCGGAAACGGCCCCGGTGGCTTGGGCAGCTGTGACTGCGATGTCTGCTTTGGGAAATCTCAACGCCATCATCTACACATTTTCAAGAG TCAAACAAGCCATTGGCCAAGCTGAAATCCTACCTTGGTCACGGTTTTGGAAACAGGACGACATATTGCAGCGCGAGGAAAACGAGTTTTACAACAAGTCCCCGCAAGGCGGTTTGATTATTCACTGGATAATGAGTGTTGCTCTTATACTAGTGACGATTGGCATTGAAGACACTGGGGAATCGGTTAGCTTCCCAGGATATATTCAAACTTACATCCACTGCGCAATTCTCG CATTCCTTGGCTTGGGGTTCTTCAATCTTGACGCCCGAGAGACATCACTGTGGCCTGAGGACAGTGACCACCGACGTAATCTGTCTTCGGCTGTGAAGTATATCTTCTATGCAATCGTACCGGTCTACGTTTTCTTGAACCTTGCCACCATGGTTGTCACAGTTCTCAAACCATATAAAACCATTGGAGGAACTTCCTCAAACGCTGTTCCTGGCTGGGTATACCTTCTCATAACAGGGCTGATAATTCTTATCGGTACTGCTTactatattttattctttggGGCAGTGCGCAGGACATATCGGTTATTGCCCGCCAGGGCCAATGGTACTACACCTGCTGTGACCACTAGTTCTGTGAATGGTATACTCGAGGAAGGCAGTAGATGGAACTTGATGCGTTGGGCTGGAGTGAAATGCGAGATGATAAAGGACGACGGATATAATGTGATGGTTCCTCGTGTGTATCGATTTGGTAGGCGTTGGCGGTTGGTCTACAGTCTTCCGGGGGATGTTGTGGAGATGAATGACGTTGGGCAAGGACCTACACAGGAACAGATGCCTCCTAGTTTGACTTGGATGGAATTCCGATATTGGCTTTTCGGTGGAACACGACTCACGGGTCGACTTTGGGAAAGGATGAAAAGATGGCCAGAGCAAACGAAGAAGTCGAGATGA
- a CDS encoding hypothetical protein (TransMembrane:1 (o910-935i)) has translation MGALISVVSTYDPAVVAGAIFNDPGVTVQQASWLRLAEADSSPAGTFSNGPYGIGSGGILTNGLARRVASSNNNGQPNVDNFFPGSGPYCGSDTFDATVLKVSIQIDEEYDGVEVEFILSSMEYTEGRPDPIGIYLDDVLWSIDDSNNRITATSKYLNEEIGIKEKGKFDFPGENTVNRATRYDGSSPPLLVGIPATPGEHTMIFAICDAVDSNWDSALMVKAKGCKDCNPKVRINYVSTTTTTGSTSFTSTTKAIGTESGTVLFGVPVEETTTTTEEFTTTTADVSTTDTLFTATDTTTASESQETSTAISDTDPTDTTTLTSDQSSTVISAVDSTTTANTDTSATTDFEVTTTLSETTDIASSSIQTSDQSSAMDISTSTTATQDSTSMTSSSTVVGSTSSEGSTGILESSTLTEQQAMPTTETTYTSSEVSTTVLPIKTTTSGETSQSNLPDTTSIADIQSTQSTEQTDSLTPSIPDSTSSAVSPTDIADPTNLDVIGSFTFLGCLGSPEGYPSFDLVATSDDMTPSKCVSLANGRIYIGVYDRSCYASDSLESTTLVGEGECDVPCPNAPLLFCGGRVGAGATDEALQRRYRYRRDAPGNILLTVYGASDVEESSSSTLVTEVPTSASTSQIIVDTSVITADVSAPVTESITSNSGAVIVTQPTASSLEFPITSGQAIPFPPNKPVPTSGWLGKNNMTQAVDPVITVSTITYTIVDPQNPSTFKVEEYCSTILYYPCHRCENQDIPPVHMTTIQRQCNACGVNGENSVYLTVPAAVAVPSATGGFKHPVNPLQHGSNPFEASPIETGLRHPKPVIPAKPTKSHYNPLPPVSKTDDSTDGPDHLNVNQPQVHPQDDIPKKPQFEAPKAPIDVPKPVDQAHPTSQFGGGYEIKTTTLPTLHIASEVPLIVSAATMSFPILGIVFFLFSFTSLLNSV, from the exons ATGGGCGCGTTGATCTCAGTGGTCAGCACATATGACCCTGCCGTCGTTGCAGGTGCTATTTTTAACGACCCTGGAGTTACTGTGCAACAGGCATCCTGGTTACGTTTAGCTGAGGCTGATTCCTCGCCGGCAGGAACCTTTTCGAATGGACCATACGGCATTGGAAGCGGCGGTATCTTGACTAATGGCCTAGCTAGAAGAGTGGCTAGTTCGAACAATAATGGCCAACCCAATGTGGATAACTTTTTCCCAGGGTCTGGGCCATACTGCGGATCGGACACTTTCGATGCTACTGTCCTTAAGGTATCGATCCAGATCGACGAAGAGTACGATGGTGTCGAGGTCGAATTCATACTGTCGTCAATGGAGTACACTGA AGGCCGACCAGATCCCATCGGGATCTACCTAGACGACGTGCTCTGGAGCATAGACGACAGCAACAATCGAATCACGGCAACTTCCAAGTACCTTAATGAAGAGATAGGGATCAAGGAAAAGGGAAAATTTGACTTCCCGGGTGAAAACACTGTGAATCGCGCTACTCGATACGACGGATCTTCGCCTCCTTTGCTCGTCGGTATCCCTGCAACGCCCGGTGAACACACCATGATCTTCGCCATTTGCGATGCGGTCGACTCGAACTGGGATTCTGCGCTCATGGTCAAAGCCAAGGGTTGTAAGGATTGCAACCCAAAGGTGCGAATTAATTACGTCTCAACTACCACGACTACCGGATCTACATCGTTCACAAGTACCACCAAAGCGATTGGAACTGAGTCAGGGACCGTATTGTTTGGCGTACCAGTCGAAGAGACAACAACTACGACAGAGGAGTTCACTACCACAACTGCCGATGTTTCAACAACAGACACGTTATTCACCGCTACAGACACTACAACGGCGTCAGAAAGCCAAGAGACCAGTACGGCGATATCGGACACTGATCCAACAGATACCACTACCCTGACATCCGATCAAAGTTCAACGGTGATTTCTGCTGTGGATTCGACAACTACAGCAAATACAGACACATCTGCCACGACTGACTTTGAAGTTACTACTACATTGTCTGAGACAACAGACATAGCTTCGTCTTCCATACAGACCTCTGATCAATCATCTGCAATGGATATTTCCACCTCGACAACGGCTACACAAGACAGCACTTCGATGACTAGCTCATCCACAGTGGTGGGCTCAACTAGTTCCGAGGGGTCTACAGGTATACTGGAGTCAAGTACCTTGACGGAACAACAAGCTATGCCAACCACAGAGACTACATATACCAGCTCTGAAGTTTCTACTACTGTTTTACCAATCAAGACGACCACATCAGGAGAGACGTCTCAATCCAATCTACCAGACACGACCTCTATAGCAGATATCCAGTCAACCCAATCTACAGAGCAAACTGATTCCCTTACCCCATCAATTCCAGATTCGACTTCTTCAGCTGTATCGCCAACAGACATTGCTGATCCTACCAACCTCGATGTTATTGGAAGCTTCACGTTCCTCGGATGTCTTGGCTCACCTGAAGGGTATCCTTCTTTCGACTTGGTAGCCACCTCGGACGATATGACGCCCTCCAAGTGTGTCTCATTGGCAAATGGTCGTATTTATATCGGCGTTTATGACAG GTCATGCTACGCTTCAGATTCACTCGAGTCTACCACTCTAGTTGGCGAAGGCGAATGCGATGTTCCCTGTCCCAACGCACCGCTGCTATTCTGTGGCGGACGGGTTGGGGCCGGTGCAACGGATGAAGCTTTGCAGCGTAGATACCGCTACCGCCGTGACGCACCTGGAAACATCCTGCTTACTGTTTATGGAGCGAGCGATGTTGAAGAATCATCAAGCAGTACGTTAGTCACCGAGGTACCAACCTCGGCATCGACATCTCAGATTATCGTAGACACATCTGTCATTACTGCAGACGTATCTGCGCCAGTGACAGAGTCAATTACATCCAACTCTGGTGCGGTTATTGTTACCCAACCAACTGCATCTTCTCTCGAGTTTCCTATCACTTCTGGCCAGGCAATTCCCTTCCCACCCAACAAACCCGTTCCAACTAGTGGCTGGCTAGGCAAGAACAACATGACACAGGCCGTTGATCCTGTTATCACTGTCTCCACAATCACATACACAATTGTTGATCCTCAGAATCCATCTACGTTCAAGGTTGAGGAGTATTGCTCAACTATTCTGTACTATCCTTGTCACCGCTGCGAGAACCAGGATATACCCCCAGTCCACATGACCACCATCCAAAGACAATGCAATGCCTGTGGTGTGAACGGGGAGAATTCGGTATACCTTACGGTACCGGCCGCTGTTGCAGTCCCGTCAGCTACCGGCGGTTTCAAGCATCCTGTTAACCCACTTCAGCATGGTTCAAACCCTTTTGAAGCAAGTCCAATCGAGACGGGTCTTCGTCATCCCAAACCCGTTATCCCAGCCAAACCGACAAAATCGCACTACAACCCTCTCCCGCCGGTCTCAAAGACGGATGACTCCACTGATGGACCTGACCATCTCAAcgtcaaccaaccacaagttCACCCACAAGACGATATTCCCAAGAAACCTCAATTTGAAGCACCAAAAGCACCCATCGACGTGCCTAAACCTGTTGACCAAGCTCACCCGACATCGCAGTTTGGCGGTGGATACGAGATCAAGACAACAACATTGCCAACGTTGCATATAGCTTCTGAAGTGCCTCTCATTGTTTCGGCAGCGACCATGTCTTTTCCAATCTTGGGAATCGTTTTCTTTCTATTTTCTTTCACATCGCTACTCAATAGTGTTTAA
- a CDS encoding hypothetical protein (TransMembrane:9 (i33-53o65-85i97-117o146-169i181-198o210-228i240-258o278-296i340-362o)), which produces MHAMFKSLFQKTSLSNALLKVRKRVSRDLMKKVCLMFCDQQLITGASVLIVGYSKHCDITQYHFYIAANLGMACFATFQALLPICGSELHDELRKGWRMAWISAIFACVLALNFVIYNDYFLATKHFGLSMYCVWKELPGYFTPQLMPYVVIGTLFDVWSYLSIIMYLYPTIMETRPLAYLYSRWLSFMMLPTWFYLLVKDKKVSRKPEFLWHLLEAFVGLVFVIVFTIRELFGSLSVDLVRVFFYLIQSTNSVAWARRKAEINGRKGSEDTWGFGQILPMLLLALPTLAFIEALVHREATNTQELTGSTTPVLPNFKTLWNQSCQDRINEYEDSMYSKVLFKIWLCLVMLSLHVAIVFLAFRLPEGVPI; this is translated from the exons ATGCATGCCATGTTCAAGTCGCTTTTCCAGAAGACGTCCCTTTCCAATGCTTTACTGAAAGTACGAAAGCGCgtgtcaagagacttgatgAAAAAGGTCTGTCTGATGTTCTGCGACCAACAACTCATCACCGGCGCCTCAGTCCTCATTGTAGGTTACTCGAAACACTGCGACATTACTCAGTATCACTTTTACATCGCCGCCAATCTAGGTATGGCCTGTTTTGCAACATTTCAAGCCTTGTTGCCTATTTGCGGTAGCGAGCTTCATGATGAGCTGAGAAAGGGATGGAGAATGGCCTGGATATCTGCCATTTTTGCCTGCGTCTTGGCCCTCAACTTCGTCATCTACAACGACTACTTCCTTGCTACGAAACATTTTGGCCTTTCTATGTATTGCGTCTGGAAGGAACTCCCAGGATACTTTACGCCCCAACTAATGCCATACGTTGTTATCGGCACTCTGTTCGACGTTTGGTCGTATCTTAGCATCATCATGTATCTATATCCAACAATCATGGAAACGCGGCCTTTGGCATATTTATACAGCAGATGGCTTTCCTTCATGATGCTACCGACATGGTTTTATCTCCTAGTCAAAGATAAGAAGGTATCAAGGAAACCCGAATTCCTCTGGCATCTACTGGAAGCTTTCGTGGGGCTGGTATTCGTTATTGTTTTTACGATTCGCGAGCTTTTTGGGTCCTTATCCGTTGATCTTGTACGAGTCTTTTTCTATCTCATTCAAAGTACAAACTCGGTGGCTTGGGCACGACGAAAGGCTGAGATCAACGGAAGAAAAGGATCTGAAGATACATGGGGCTTCGGCCAGATCTTGCCCATGTTACTACTGGCGCTCCCAACACTCGCATTTATCGAGGCTCTCGTCC ATCGCGAAGCAACAAACACCCAAGAATTAACAGGCAGCACTACTCCAGTCCTTCCCAATTTTAAGACGCTGTGGAATCAATCCTGCCAAGATAGGATAAATGAGTATGAAGACTCGATGTATAGCAAAGTACTATTCAAGATCTGGCTATGCTTGGTGATGCTATCACTGCATGTAGCTATAGTGTTCCTTGCTTTTCGGTTACCTGAAGGTGTTCCCATCTAG